The Carbonactinospora thermoautotrophica genome window below encodes:
- a CDS encoding STAS domain-containing protein, producing the protein MPSFVSPGRTRRAPRHVSINRTEQAVLVRVHDELDMCSAAKVRVGLGQALLLALREGPPCLEIDLGAVPFADSTGLAVLAGLASAARSCRVQVRLTGVRPSVRRVLDLTGLAALFPPAVAVTPVPSRRAATGHP; encoded by the coding sequence GTGCCCAGTTTCGTCTCGCCCGGTCGTACCAGGCGGGCCCCGCGGCACGTGTCGATCAACCGCACCGAGCAGGCCGTCCTTGTCCGCGTCCACGACGAGCTCGACATGTGCTCGGCAGCCAAGGTGCGTGTTGGCCTGGGGCAGGCCCTCCTGCTCGCCCTCCGCGAGGGGCCGCCCTGCCTGGAAATCGACCTCGGTGCGGTCCCCTTCGCCGACTCGACCGGGCTCGCCGTCCTCGCCGGGCTAGCCTCCGCGGCACGCAGCTGCCGGGTCCAGGTCCGGCTGACCGGGGTGCGGCCTTCGGTCCGCCGCGTGCTGGACCTCACCGGCCTGGCGGCGCTCTTCCCACCCGCCGTCGCGGTCACCCCGGTCCCATCCCGGCGCGCCGCCACCGGCCACCCCTGA
- a CDS encoding DUF2252 domain-containing protein has protein sequence MPDGAGLVTVAGFATWQDPREVYARGRALREEVPHRLHDHPAEGVGRPDAVEYVAATNRDRLAHLVPLWVGRMIASPFAFFRGTAGLMAADLAGRPVSGLTAQLCGDAHAANFGLYGTPERRIVMDINDFDETVPGPWEYDLKRLAASLVLAGREGGVAEGRCREAAEDAVRAYQRTIADLARQPFLDSWNALTDASVITRAQADELLDDFEKASAKARKNTSAKVAAKWTRRVDHARWRFVEDPPVLTRVDEETAAEVVRGLTAYVDTLRESRRVLITRYSVSDVAFRVVGTGSVGLRTYVALLHGNGEEALVLQLKEARPPALAPYLNLPPADHEGRRIVDGTRLVQAETDILLGWTTVAGRPFLVRQFRNMKGDIDPTRLNGNHLDDYGRLAGALLARAHTRSVDPRLLAGYCGEDGELAEAIGRYAVRYADRTERDHAELAAAVKAGRLPAATGA, from the coding sequence ATGCCAGACGGCGCGGGGCTGGTGACGGTCGCCGGGTTCGCGACATGGCAGGACCCGCGCGAGGTGTACGCGCGCGGGCGGGCACTGCGCGAGGAGGTGCCGCACCGGCTGCATGACCACCCGGCCGAGGGCGTGGGCCGGCCGGACGCGGTCGAGTACGTGGCGGCGACGAACCGGGACCGGCTGGCGCACCTGGTGCCGTTGTGGGTCGGGCGGATGATCGCCTCGCCGTTCGCGTTCTTCCGCGGCACGGCGGGGCTCATGGCCGCAGACCTCGCCGGGCGGCCGGTCAGCGGGCTGACCGCGCAGCTGTGCGGCGACGCGCACGCCGCGAACTTCGGGCTGTACGGCACGCCGGAGCGGCGGATCGTCATGGACATCAACGACTTCGACGAGACCGTACCCGGCCCGTGGGAGTACGACCTGAAGCGGCTGGCGGCGAGCCTGGTGCTGGCCGGCCGGGAGGGCGGCGTGGCGGAGGGCCGCTGCCGCGAGGCGGCCGAGGACGCGGTGCGGGCCTACCAGCGGACGATCGCCGACCTGGCCAGGCAGCCGTTCCTCGACTCGTGGAACGCGCTGACCGACGCCTCGGTGATCACCCGTGCGCAGGCGGACGAGCTGCTCGACGACTTCGAGAAGGCGTCGGCCAAGGCACGCAAGAACACCAGCGCCAAGGTCGCGGCCAAGTGGACCCGGCGGGTGGATCACGCCAGGTGGCGGTTCGTCGAGGACCCGCCGGTGCTGACCCGCGTGGACGAGGAGACGGCAGCGGAGGTGGTCCGCGGCCTGACCGCGTACGTGGACACGCTGCGCGAGTCACGACGTGTCCTGATCACCCGGTACAGCGTCTCGGACGTGGCGTTCCGCGTCGTGGGCACCGGCAGCGTGGGCCTGCGCACGTACGTGGCGTTGTTGCACGGCAACGGCGAGGAGGCGCTGGTCCTCCAACTCAAGGAGGCGCGGCCCCCGGCGCTCGCGCCGTACCTCAACCTGCCGCCCGCCGACCACGAGGGCCGCCGGATCGTGGACGGGACGCGGCTGGTCCAGGCCGAGACCGACATCCTGCTCGGCTGGACCACGGTGGCGGGCCGGCCGTTCCTGGTGCGCCAGTTCCGGAACATGAAGGGCGACATCGACCCCACCCGGCTGAACGGCAACCACCTGGACGACTACGGCCGGCTGGCGGGGGCGCTGCTGGCCCGGGCGCACACCCGGTCGGTCGACCCGCGCCTGCTGGCCGGGTACTGCGGTGAGGACGGCGAGCTGGCCGAGGCGATCGGCCGGTACGCCGTCCGGTACGCGGACCGGACCGAACGCGATCACGCCGAGTTGGCCGCCGCCGTGAAGGCCGGCCGCCTGCCCGCGGCCACCGGGGCATGA
- a CDS encoding ArsR/SmtB family transcription factor, with amino-acid sequence MNPTAASARAPAAGCSHTDTVARFFRALADPTRLRLLEFILAGERTSAECVAHVGISQPRVSVHLSCLVDCGYVVARRDGRKLRYSVGDPRVADLVMLARALAADNATALTCCPRIPPADRA; translated from the coding sequence GTGAACCCCACCGCTGCCTCGGCCCGCGCGCCGGCCGCCGGGTGCTCGCACACCGACACCGTGGCCCGGTTCTTCCGCGCCCTGGCCGACCCCACCCGGCTGAGGCTGCTGGAATTCATCCTGGCCGGCGAGCGCACCTCCGCCGAGTGCGTGGCGCACGTCGGGATCTCCCAGCCGCGGGTGTCGGTCCACCTGTCCTGCCTGGTCGACTGCGGCTACGTGGTCGCCCGCCGGGACGGACGCAAGCTGCGGTACTCCGTGGGCGACCCTCGGGTCGCCGACCTGGTCATGCTCGCCCGTGCCCTGGCCGCCGACAACGCCACCGCCCTTACCTGCTGCCCCCGCATCCCTCCAGCCGACCGGGCGTGA
- the merA gene encoding mercury(II) reductase, whose translation MTKTASGYDLAVIGSGGAAFAAAIAAQRAGKRVLMVERHTIGGTCVNTGCVPSKALLAAAEARHVALDQRFPGITTSAGPVDFPALIAGKRGLVEALRAEKYTDLAEEYGWQILRGEARFVEGPALEVTLAEGGIRRVEAAHYLVATGSAPWTPPIDGLAEVGYLTSTTAMELDALPESLLVVGGNAIGLEQAQLFARLGTSVTVVEALDRLAPFEEPEISQTIEGVFADEGVTVHTGAELARVRRRDGQVVATVRHQDGGEIELSAEQLLVATGRRPATAGLNLEAVQVKVGSHGEVVVDEYLRTTNPRIWAVGDVTGHPQYVYVAAAHGTLAADNALNDARRVLDYTALPRVTFTSPAIASVGMTEAQALEAGLRCECRVLPLEYVPRALVNRDTRGLVKLVADAESGRLLGAHVIAESAGEVIAVAGYALANRMSVAQVAEMWCPYLTMAEGLKLAAQTFTRDVTKLSCCAS comes from the coding sequence GTGACCAAGACGGCATCCGGCTACGACCTGGCCGTCATCGGCTCGGGCGGGGCGGCCTTCGCCGCCGCGATAGCTGCTCAGCGCGCCGGCAAGCGCGTGCTCATGGTCGAGCGCCACACGATCGGCGGCACGTGCGTGAACACCGGCTGCGTGCCGTCCAAGGCGCTGCTGGCCGCGGCCGAGGCCCGCCACGTTGCTCTCGATCAGCGCTTCCCCGGCATCACCACCTCCGCCGGCCCGGTTGACTTCCCCGCCCTGATCGCCGGCAAGCGGGGGCTGGTGGAGGCGCTGCGGGCGGAGAAGTACACCGATTTGGCCGAGGAGTACGGCTGGCAGATCCTGCGCGGTGAGGCCCGCTTCGTCGAGGGTCCCGCCTTGGAGGTCACCCTGGCCGAGGGCGGGATCCGCCGGGTCGAGGCGGCGCACTACCTCGTGGCCACCGGTTCGGCGCCTTGGACACCGCCGATCGACGGCTTGGCGGAGGTCGGTTACCTCACCAGCACCACCGCGATGGAGCTGGACGCGCTGCCTGAGAGCCTGCTGGTGGTCGGCGGCAACGCCATCGGCCTGGAACAGGCCCAACTCTTCGCCCGGCTCGGCACGAGCGTGACCGTGGTCGAGGCGCTGGACCGGCTCGCCCCGTTCGAGGAACCGGAGATCAGCCAGACGATCGAGGGCGTCTTCGCCGACGAGGGCGTCACCGTCCACACCGGCGCCGAACTGGCGCGGGTACGCCGCCGAGACGGCCAGGTGGTCGCCACCGTGCGTCACCAGGACGGAGGCGAGATCGAGCTGAGCGCCGAGCAGCTGCTGGTGGCCACCGGCCGCCGCCCGGCCACCGCCGGGCTGAACCTGGAAGCGGTCCAGGTCAAGGTCGGCTCGCATGGGGAGGTGGTGGTCGACGAATACCTGCGCACCACCAACCCGCGGATCTGGGCTGTCGGCGATGTCACCGGCCACCCCCAGTACGTCTACGTCGCCGCTGCCCACGGCACGTTGGCGGCCGACAACGCCCTCAACGACGCCCGGCGCGTCCTGGACTACACCGCCCTGCCCCGGGTCACCTTCACCTCCCCGGCGATCGCCTCGGTCGGCATGACCGAAGCCCAGGCGCTCGAAGCCGGCCTCCGCTGCGAGTGCCGGGTGCTGCCGTTGGAGTACGTGCCCCGCGCGCTGGTCAACCGCGACACCCGCGGCCTGGTCAAACTCGTCGCCGACGCCGAAAGCGGCCGCCTGCTCGGCGCCCACGTCATCGCCGAGAGCGCCGGGGAGGTCATCGCCGTGGCCGGCTACGCGCTGGCCAACCGGATGAGCGTGGCGCAGGTCGCCGAGATGTGGTGCCCCTACCTGACCATGGCCGAAGGGCTGAAGCTGGCCGCCCAGACCTTCACCCGCGACGTCACCAAGCTCTCCTGCTGCGCCTCTTGA
- a CDS encoding HelD family protein, whose amino-acid sequence MLYGRLDDLRERASNRLALVLREAGGTPQALLERDAAAAIYAEQLARFDAAENGLCFGRLDFHDGERRYIGRIGILDESADYEPLLVDWRAPAARPFYLATVASPGGVRRRRHIRTRHRKVVGLDDEVLDLAAADRAGREGLVGEAALLAALNASRTGRMNDIVETIQAEQDRIIRSEHKGVLVVEGGPGTGKTAVALHRAAFLLYTYRQQLSRRGVLIVGPNATFLRYIEQVLPSLGETGVLLSTIGELYPGISARRAEPPEVAEIKGRLAMADIVAAAVRDRQRVPDDAMEIVFEYEILRLDRETCVRARERARRSRMPHNQARPIFVREVIDALARQVADRLGADVFGGDNLLDEADVAEIRRELREDAGVQAALEELWPVLTPQRLLADLFSSAELLASAAPGLTEAERKLLLRDPEGGWTPADVPLLDEAAELLGEDDRPAKALAERKRRERIAYAQGVLDIAFGSRSIDLEDDAEPKILGAYDLLDADQLADRHEDVDDRTTAERAAADRTWTFGQVIVDEAQELSEMAWRMLMRRCRWMTLVGDVAQTGDLAGTSSWQRVLKPYVGDRWRLERLTVNYRTPAEIMAVAADVLAGLNPPLDPPRSVRESGVEPWRLEVPPAELADRLAVIVAREAAEVGDGRLAVIVPATRLDELGRAFTATLPDAAVGEDPELENPVVVLSVRQAKGLEFDSVLVVEPERILAESPRGRNDLYVALTRATQRLGVVHTGELPAALTRLRPRDDAVPAR is encoded by the coding sequence ATGCTCTACGGGCGGCTCGACGACCTGCGCGAACGGGCCTCGAATCGGCTGGCGCTGGTGCTGCGGGAAGCCGGTGGAACCCCTCAGGCCCTGCTCGAACGTGACGCCGCCGCCGCCATATACGCCGAGCAGCTCGCCCGATTCGACGCCGCGGAGAACGGGCTGTGTTTCGGCAGGCTCGATTTCCACGACGGCGAGCGTCGCTATATCGGCCGGATCGGCATTCTCGACGAATCCGCTGACTACGAGCCGCTGCTGGTGGACTGGCGCGCGCCGGCCGCGCGTCCGTTCTACCTCGCCACTGTGGCCTCACCCGGCGGTGTCAGGCGACGCCGGCACATCAGGACAAGACACCGGAAGGTGGTCGGCCTCGACGATGAGGTGCTCGACCTCGCCGCTGCCGACCGCGCCGGGCGCGAGGGGCTGGTCGGCGAGGCCGCGTTGCTGGCCGCGTTGAACGCCAGCCGGACCGGCCGGATGAACGACATCGTCGAGACCATCCAAGCTGAGCAGGACCGGATCATCCGCTCAGAGCACAAGGGCGTGCTCGTCGTCGAGGGCGGCCCCGGCACCGGCAAGACCGCCGTCGCTCTGCACCGGGCCGCCTTCCTGCTTTATACGTACCGACAGCAGCTGTCGAGGCGCGGCGTGCTGATCGTCGGCCCGAACGCGACCTTCTTGCGCTACATCGAGCAGGTGCTGCCCTCGCTCGGCGAGACCGGTGTGCTGCTGTCCACCATCGGCGAGCTGTACCCCGGAATCAGCGCGCGACGCGCCGAGCCGCCCGAGGTCGCGGAGATCAAGGGCAGGCTGGCTATGGCGGACATCGTGGCCGCCGCCGTACGCGACCGGCAGCGGGTGCCCGACGACGCAATGGAGATCGTCTTCGAGTACGAGATCCTGCGGCTGGACCGGGAGACCTGCGTGCGGGCACGAGAACGGGCCCGGCGTTCCCGCATGCCGCACAACCAGGCTCGGCCGATCTTCGTCCGGGAGGTCATCGATGCGCTCGCCCGGCAGGTCGCCGATCGGCTCGGCGCCGACGTGTTCGGCGGTGACAACCTGCTCGACGAGGCTGACGTCGCCGAGATCCGCCGGGAGCTGCGCGAGGACGCCGGGGTGCAGGCCGCGCTCGAGGAGCTGTGGCCGGTCCTGACCCCGCAGCGGCTGCTGGCCGACCTCTTCTCCTCCGCCGAGCTGCTCGCCTCCGCCGCGCCGGGGCTCACCGAGGCGGAGCGGAAGCTGCTGCTGCGCGACCCGGAGGGCGGCTGGACGCCGGCGGATGTCCCGCTGCTTGACGAGGCGGCCGAGCTGCTTGGTGAGGACGACCGGCCAGCGAAGGCGCTCGCGGAGCGCAAGCGCCGCGAGCGGATCGCCTACGCGCAGGGCGTGCTCGACATCGCGTTCGGCTCCCGTTCCATCGACCTGGAGGACGACGCAGAGCCCAAGATCTTGGGGGCCTACGACCTGCTGGACGCCGACCAGCTGGCCGATCGCCACGAGGACGTGGACGACCGGACGACGGCGGAGCGCGCGGCGGCTGACCGGACGTGGACGTTCGGGCAGGTCATCGTGGACGAGGCACAGGAGCTGTCCGAGATGGCGTGGCGGATGCTGATGCGGCGCTGCCGGTGGATGACGCTCGTCGGCGACGTCGCGCAGACCGGCGACCTGGCGGGCACGTCGTCCTGGCAGCGGGTACTCAAGCCATACGTCGGCGACCGGTGGCGGTTGGAACGGCTGACCGTCAACTATCGCACGCCGGCCGAGATCATGGCCGTCGCCGCGGACGTGCTGGCCGGGCTCAACCCGCCGCTCGATCCGCCGCGGTCGGTGCGGGAGTCCGGCGTCGAGCCGTGGCGGCTGGAGGTCCCGCCTGCCGAGCTGGCCGACCGCCTGGCCGTGATCGTGGCCCGCGAGGCCGCCGAGGTGGGTGACGGGCGGCTGGCCGTGATCGTGCCCGCCACGCGGCTCGACGAGCTGGGTCGCGCGTTCACCGCCACCCTGCCGGACGCCGCGGTCGGGGAGGACCCGGAGCTGGAGAACCCGGTGGTGGTGTTGAGCGTCCGGCAGGCCAAGGGGCTGGAGTTCGACTCGGTGCTCGTTGTCGAGCCGGAGCGGATCCTGGCCGAGTCGCCGCGCGGCCGAAACGATCTCTACGTCGCGCTGACCAGGGCCACGCAACGCTTGGGCGTCGTGCACACCGGCGAGCTGCCCGCTGCGCTCACCCGGCTACGGCCGCGGGACGACGCCGTACCGGCCCGCTGA
- a CDS encoding class I SAM-dependent methyltransferase: MTGCVGEREHRYFARYYDRITQVAERRWLGAVRDRLVGELGGQVLEIGAGTGANLAHYRGAARVVAAEPDRAMRHYLRQRLDQAHVPVEVSAARGEDLPFPDASFDAVVSTLVLCSVSDLDRTLAEVRRVLKPTGRFVFCEHVRAPGVRGRIQDLLTPVWRRLGAGCHPNRRIRAAIERAGLVIRDIETFYPRPNLPVTVPMIQGVAVPADRRHANPGR, encoded by the coding sequence ATGACCGGATGCGTGGGTGAACGTGAGCACCGGTACTTCGCGAGGTACTACGACCGGATCACCCAGGTGGCTGAGCGGCGGTGGCTCGGGGCGGTGCGCGACCGCTTGGTCGGGGAGCTGGGCGGGCAGGTCTTGGAGATCGGCGCCGGCACCGGCGCCAACCTTGCCCACTACCGGGGCGCGGCGCGGGTGGTCGCGGCCGAACCGGACCGGGCCATGCGCCACTACCTGCGACAGCGGCTGGATCAGGCCCACGTGCCGGTGGAGGTCAGCGCCGCGCGTGGTGAGGATCTGCCCTTCCCCGACGCCAGCTTCGACGCGGTGGTGAGCACGCTGGTGCTGTGCTCGGTCAGTGATCTGGACCGGACGCTGGCCGAGGTCCGGCGTGTGCTCAAGCCGACCGGACGGTTCGTGTTCTGCGAGCACGTGCGCGCCCCCGGGGTGCGCGGCCGGATCCAGGACCTGCTCACCCCGGTGTGGAGGCGCCTGGGTGCGGGCTGTCACCCCAACCGGCGGATCCGGGCCGCGATCGAGCGGGCCGGCCTGGTCATCCGCGACATCGAGACGTTTTACCCCCGCCCGAATCTCCCGGTCACCGTGCCGATGATCCAGGGGGTGGCGGTACCGGCGGATCGCCGGCACGCGAACCCGGGCCGCTGA
- a CDS encoding transposase family protein, which produces MGQVISAAQAGWITPFTGLTPRQFRKLVRTVAERGGDRIADGRACRPWRLCLADRVLLVAVYWRTNLTLRQVGPLFGISHAAAHRVVETVGPLLALAPARRRSVDQVCIVDGTLVPTRDRRLAERSKNYRYSTNLQVAIDADTRLVVAVGDPQPGNRNDCRAYRESGIDQVLAGRPVMADGGYQGNPGVIIPYRRPRDGTPLPEWQEELNAVHRSVRARIEHTLARMKCWKILRDYRRKAHTLRDTAAGIAFLHNLALTG; this is translated from the coding sequence ATGGGTCAGGTGATCTCTGCTGCTCAGGCGGGGTGGATCACTCCGTTCACCGGGTTGACACCCCGGCAGTTCCGCAAGCTGGTGCGTACCGTGGCCGAGCGGGGCGGGGACAGGATCGCCGACGGTCGCGCCTGCCGGCCGTGGCGATTGTGTCTGGCGGATCGGGTGTTGCTGGTCGCGGTGTACTGGCGCACGAACCTGACGTTGCGGCAGGTCGGCCCGCTGTTCGGGATCTCCCATGCCGCGGCGCACCGGGTCGTGGAGACGGTGGGGCCGCTGCTGGCCCTGGCCCCGGCCCGGCGCCGCAGCGTCGATCAGGTGTGCATCGTGGACGGCACCCTGGTGCCCACCCGGGATCGCCGCCTGGCGGAGCGCAGCAAGAACTACCGGTACTCGACCAACCTCCAGGTCGCGATCGACGCCGACACCCGCCTGGTCGTCGCCGTCGGGGACCCCCAGCCGGGCAACCGCAACGACTGCCGGGCCTACCGCGAGTCCGGCATTGACCAGGTCCTGGCTGGCAGGCCTGTCATGGCCGACGGGGGCTATCAGGGCAACCCGGGCGTGATCATCCCCTACCGTAGGCCCCGGGACGGCACGCCCCTGCCGGAGTGGCAGGAGGAGCTCAACGCGGTCCATCGCAGCGTCCGGGCTCGGATCGAGCACACCCTGGCGAGGATGAAGTGTTGGAAGATCCTGCGCGATTACCGGCGCAAGGCCCATACCCTGCGCGACACCGCCGCCGGCATCGCCTTCCTGCACAACCTCGCCCTCACTGGTTGA
- a CDS encoding glycerol-3-phosphate dehydrogenase/oxidase produces the protein MTGDASLNAARRARELAALAAGEVVDVLVVGLGVTGAGVALDAASRGLSVAALDAHDLAFGTSRWSSKLVHGGLRYLARGEVGIAYESARERGILLTRTAPHLTRPLPFVLPLTPAVPPRQAALAAAGSRAGDLLRLTAGTPRQTLPSPRRLTPAETRHLVPGVRAGGLRGGLLHWDGQLEDDARLVIALARTAAAHGARILPRCRAEELAGDGALVTDTLTGERFTIRARAVINATGVWAGQLVPGVTLRPSQGTHVVLPATALGGPAAALTAPVPGEHDRFVFALPQPDGLVYAGLTDEPVDGPVPDVPRPTEAEIGFLLDVLNLVLDTGLSRADVLGAFAGLRPLLPGGGRTADLSRRHAVLTSPDGVVTVVGGKLTTYRRMAEDAVDTAIRERGLAAGPCRTTRLPLVGAAPPAQLAALPAPRRLVRRYGLEAPMVAAEAGDDPDLLAPVAPGVPVTGAELLWAIRHEGALTEDDLLDRRTRLGLVPAHREAALPMARALLAAQARAS, from the coding sequence ATGACCGGGGACGCCTCGCTCAACGCCGCCCGCCGGGCCCGCGAACTGGCCGCGCTCGCCGCCGGCGAGGTCGTGGACGTGCTCGTCGTGGGCCTCGGGGTGACCGGCGCCGGGGTGGCGCTGGACGCGGCCAGCCGAGGACTCTCGGTCGCCGCGCTGGACGCCCACGACCTCGCTTTCGGCACCTCGCGGTGGAGCTCCAAGCTGGTCCACGGCGGCCTGCGCTACCTGGCCCGGGGCGAGGTGGGCATCGCGTACGAGAGCGCCCGGGAACGCGGCATCCTCCTGACCCGCACCGCGCCCCACCTGACCCGCCCGCTGCCGTTCGTGCTGCCGCTGACCCCCGCGGTACCGCCCCGGCAGGCGGCCCTCGCCGCCGCCGGCTCGCGCGCCGGCGACCTGCTGCGGCTCACCGCCGGCACCCCCCGCCAAACCCTCCCCAGCCCGCGCCGGCTCACCCCGGCCGAGACCCGGCACCTGGTACCAGGCGTGCGGGCCGGCGGGCTGCGGGGCGGGCTGCTGCACTGGGACGGGCAGCTCGAAGACGACGCCCGCCTCGTGATCGCCCTCGCCCGCACCGCCGCCGCGCACGGCGCCCGGATCCTCCCCCGCTGCCGGGCCGAGGAGCTGGCCGGGGACGGCGCGCTCGTCACCGACACGCTCACCGGCGAGCGGTTCACCATCCGCGCGCGGGCCGTGATCAACGCCACCGGCGTGTGGGCCGGGCAACTCGTGCCCGGGGTGACGCTGCGCCCGTCCCAGGGCACCCACGTGGTGCTGCCGGCGACCGCGCTGGGCGGGCCCGCCGCCGCGCTCACCGCGCCCGTCCCCGGGGAGCATGACCGTTTCGTGTTCGCGCTGCCCCAACCGGACGGGCTGGTGTACGCGGGCCTCACCGACGAGCCGGTCGACGGCCCGGTGCCGGACGTGCCGCGGCCCACCGAGGCCGAGATCGGGTTCCTGCTCGACGTGCTCAACCTGGTGCTCGACACCGGGCTGAGCCGCGCCGACGTGCTCGGCGCGTTCGCCGGCCTGCGCCCGCTGCTCCCCGGCGGCGGCCGGACCGCCGACCTGTCCCGCCGCCACGCCGTGCTCACCTCCCCCGACGGCGTCGTCACGGTCGTGGGCGGCAAGCTCACCACGTACCGCCGCATGGCCGAAGACGCGGTCGACACCGCCATCCGGGAGCGCGGCCTGGCCGCCGGCCCCTGCCGGACCACCCGCCTGCCGCTGGTCGGCGCCGCGCCGCCCGCCCAGCTCGCCGCGCTGCCCGCGCCGCGCCGGCTGGTCCGCCGCTATGGCCTGGAAGCCCCGATGGTCGCGGCCGAGGCCGGCGACGACCCTGACCTGCTCGCACCCGTCGCGCCGGGCGTCCCGGTGACCGGCGCCGAGCTGCTCTGGGCGATCCGCCACGAGGGCGCGCTGACCGAGGACGACCTGCTCGACCGCCGCACCCGCCTCGGCCTGGTCCCCGCCCACCGCGAGGCCGCCCTCCCCATGGCCCGCGCCCTGCTCGCCGCGCAGGCCCGCGCCTCCTGA
- a CDS encoding TetR/AcrR family transcriptional regulator: protein MTAVRNKRLDEDQVLDAARACVLAVGVRRTTLTDVARRAGVSRMSLYRRWPDVRSLVADLMTREWLAIAEATRVDAGTARQRVVGWLTAGTRALRDHPLFRKIVDVDPELLLPYVLDRRGTSQEALLAMIEKALRDGHADGSVRAGDPGLQARAVLLTAQSFVLSGRTVTDACTEDALDTELRALLDRYLAP from the coding sequence ATGACGGCTGTTCGTAACAAGAGGCTGGACGAAGACCAGGTGCTGGACGCGGCCCGCGCCTGCGTGCTCGCCGTCGGCGTGCGCCGCACCACCCTCACCGACGTGGCCCGCCGCGCCGGGGTGTCACGGATGTCGCTGTACCGGCGCTGGCCGGACGTCCGCAGCCTCGTCGCCGACCTGATGACACGGGAGTGGCTGGCGATCGCCGAGGCCACGCGGGTGGACGCCGGCACCGCCCGGCAACGGGTCGTCGGGTGGCTCACCGCGGGCACCCGCGCACTGCGCGACCACCCGCTGTTCCGCAAGATCGTCGACGTCGACCCCGAACTGCTGCTCCCCTACGTCCTCGACCGCCGCGGCACCAGCCAGGAAGCCCTGCTCGCCATGATCGAGAAGGCACTGCGGGACGGACACGCGGACGGCTCGGTCCGCGCCGGCGACCCCGGCCTGCAGGCGCGCGCGGTGCTGCTCACCGCCCAGTCGTTCGTCCTGTCCGGCCGGACCGTGACCGACGCCTGCACCGAGGACGCGCTCGACACGGAACTGCGCGCCCTCCTCGACCGGTACCTGGCGCCATGA